The genome window CCAACACTACGGCTTAGAACGGTATCTGTTGGTTTCTGGCAGCGCTTTGGGTGACAAAGCTGGGGAGGAGTCCCGCTTAGCTGAGGCGCTAGAAGCCTTAGTCGGCGCACTGTACTTGAGTACCCACACCTTGACGTTGATTCGCTCTTGGCTAGACTTTCACTTTAAGGCATTCGCGATCGAGATTCGTACTGATCCGGCGCGGCAAAACTACAAAGCGGCTCTACAAGAATGGACTCAAGCTCAACATAAAAGCTTGCCCACTTATCGCACCCAAGAAATTGGTTTAATGCATGGTGATCCAAATCGCTTTGCGGCTGAGGTTTGGTTACAAGAACAGTTTTTGGGGCGAGGCACTGGACGCTCGATTAAAGCTGCGGAACAGGCAGCCGCGCAAGCAGCCTTCCTCCAACTGACACAGCCTGCATCTCACTCAGAAGATAATTGAGACGCACACAAGCCCTTGGGTAGAAGGACCAATCAAATGACGAATCGAATTGGAATCGCGGTTATCGGTGCGGGGCGTTGGGGAGTGCATTTGGTGCGGAATTTCTTAGAGCACCCTCAAGCTCGTTTAGTCGCAGTGATTGATCCTGATCCGGAGCGTTTAGCCGCCCTACGCCAACGCTTTAATTTCGACGAGCAAGTGATTTTAGCAACTGATTGGTCAGCGTTGCCGCCGCCGCCTGAACTAGCAGCAG of Trichocoleus sp. FACHB-46 contains these proteins:
- the rnc gene encoding ribonuclease III; translation: MTTLGYPHRQQQLQSLLRKLALPETAPVQWSLLDLALTHPTISAESNYEQLEFVGDAVVRLAASELLFETYPDCPVGEFAAIRSMLVSDRSLARIAQHYGLERYLLVSGSALGDKAGEESRLAEALEALVGALYLSTHTLTLIRSWLDFHFKAFAIEIRTDPARQNYKAALQEWTQAQHKSLPTYRTQEIGLMHGDPNRFAAEVWLQEQFLGRGTGRSIKAAEQAAAQAAFLQLTQPASHSEDN